From the genome of Candidatus Binatia bacterium, one region includes:
- a CDS encoding SDR family oxidoreductase has translation MLFDLAGHVALVTGGNGGIGLGMARGLARSGAAIAVWGRNAAKNDAAIAELRSLGADAEAFAVDVTREDQVSSCMKQAVDRFGRIDSCFANAGAGLARPFTEMSVSDWESVMNVNLVGAFLVFREASRHMIERGGGGKLVGIASIGSIHGMPRQAQYSASKAGLCALVRSLAVELARHDIQANAILPGWIETDMTEAARAWEKLRDTVVQRTPARRWGLPEDFEGIAVYLASKASRFHTGDTIRVDGGYAVF, from the coding sequence ATGCTTTTCGACCTTGCGGGACACGTCGCGCTGGTAACGGGCGGCAACGGAGGGATCGGACTCGGCATGGCCCGAGGCCTGGCCCGCTCCGGCGCCGCCATTGCGGTCTGGGGCAGGAACGCTGCCAAGAACGACGCGGCGATCGCCGAGCTGCGCTCCCTCGGCGCGGATGCCGAGGCCTTCGCGGTCGACGTGACACGCGAGGACCAGGTTTCGAGTTGCATGAAGCAGGCGGTCGACCGCTTCGGCCGCATCGACTCCTGCTTCGCCAATGCCGGGGCCGGCCTGGCGCGGCCGTTCACCGAGATGTCCGTATCCGATTGGGAGTCGGTGATGAACGTCAACCTTGTCGGGGCCTTCCTCGTATTTCGTGAGGCATCACGTCACATGATCGAGCGCGGCGGCGGCGGCAAGCTCGTCGGCATCGCGTCGATCGGCTCGATCCACGGGATGCCGCGCCAGGCCCAGTACTCGGCGAGCAAGGCGGGACTTTGTGCGCTGGTGCGCTCGCTGGCCGTCGAGCTGGCGCGCCACGACATTCAGGCCAACGCGATCCTGCCGGGCTGGATCGAGACCGACATGACCGAAGCGGCCAGGGCCTGGGAAAAGCTGAGGGACACCGTCGTGCAAAGGACGCCGGCACGGCGCTGGGGCCTCCCCGAAGACTTCGAGGGCATCGCCGTTTACCTCGCGTCGAAGGCGTCGCGATTCCACACCGGCGACACGATCCGGGTCGACGGCGGCTACGCAGTCTTCTGA
- a CDS encoding CbiX/SirB N-terminal domain-containing protein produces the protein MESEGPVALVIVDHGSRVPASNAALDDVVATVSARCGSEFIAVLAAHMELASPTIGEAIDAAVRAGAAKVVIALYFLAPGRHSETDVPALAAEAAARHPGLTVTVTACLGPDPLLADLVARRARSAPGANRI, from the coding sequence ATGGAAAGCGAAGGTCCCGTTGCGCTGGTCATCGTCGATCACGGCAGTCGCGTGCCCGCATCCAACGCGGCGCTCGATGACGTGGTCGCGACCGTCTCGGCGCGCTGCGGCAGCGAGTTCATCGCCGTGCTCGCGGCACACATGGAGCTGGCCTCACCGACCATCGGCGAGGCAATCGATGCCGCCGTGCGGGCGGGAGCAGCCAAGGTGGTGATTGCGCTGTATTTTCTCGCGCCGGGACGCCATTCCGAGACCGACGTCCCGGCTCTCGCAGCCGAGGCCGCGGCCCGGCATCCCGGCTTGACCGTGACGGTCACGGCCTGCCTCGGGCCCGACCCGTTGCTGGCCGACCTCGTCGCCCGCCGCGCCCGAAGTGCGCCAGGCGCAAACAGAATCTGA
- a CDS encoding LLM class F420-dependent oxidoreductase produces the protein MKFAAALAFNDPTHFLELARTADEAGWDWFAVSDHIVFPEKLSSAYPYAKDGKPYWTGATPWPDPWTAIAAMAAVTSRLRFMTNIYILPARNPLLIAKQIGTVAVMSGGRVALGIGTGWMKEEFELLGTDFHTRGKRMDEQVEILRKLWRGGMQEHHGKHYSFDRLEMSPVPTEPVPVLVGGISDIALKRAARIGDGWIAVQHTTSELRELLGKLGALRKEFGTDSRPFEAVVACTDVFDVDGYRRIEDLGATTMTTAPWMLYGADPNSLEEKKDALKRFGDEVISRFKG, from the coding sequence GTGAAGTTCGCAGCGGCACTGGCTTTCAACGACCCCACCCATTTTCTCGAGCTGGCTCGCACCGCGGACGAAGCGGGATGGGACTGGTTCGCAGTCTCCGACCACATCGTCTTCCCGGAGAAGCTCTCGAGCGCCTATCCGTACGCCAAGGACGGAAAGCCGTACTGGACCGGCGCGACACCGTGGCCCGATCCGTGGACGGCGATCGCCGCGATGGCCGCGGTGACCAGCCGCCTGCGCTTCATGACCAACATCTACATCCTGCCGGCGCGAAACCCCCTGCTCATCGCCAAGCAGATAGGCACGGTCGCGGTGATGTCGGGCGGACGCGTCGCGCTCGGCATCGGCACCGGGTGGATGAAAGAGGAGTTCGAGCTGCTCGGCACCGACTTCCATACGCGCGGCAAGCGCATGGACGAGCAGGTCGAGATCCTGCGCAAGCTGTGGCGCGGCGGCATGCAGGAGCACCACGGCAAGCACTACTCGTTCGACCGCCTCGAGATGAGCCCCGTTCCGACGGAGCCGGTGCCGGTTCTCGTCGGCGGCATCAGCGACATCGCGCTGAAGAGGGCCGCACGCATCGGTGACGGCTGGATCGCCGTGCAGCACACGACCAGCGAGCTTCGCGAGCTGCTCGGCAAGCTCGGGGCCCTGCGCAAGGAGTTCGGCACCGACTCACGACCGTTCGAAGCGGTGGTCGCGTGCACCGACGTGTTCGACGTCGACGGCTACCGCCGCATCGAGGACCTCGGCGCGACGACGATGACGACTGCGCCGTGGATGCTCTACGGCGCCGATCCGAACTCGCTCGAAGAAAAGAAGGATGCGCTCAAGCGCTTCGGCGACGAGGTGATCTCGAGGTTCAAGGGGTGA
- a CDS encoding TetR/AcrR family transcriptional regulator, with translation MTAVKKPKRIRRTAEEAKSIILDAAEKRLGQYGPAGIKLQELAADVGVSHPAILHHFGSRDGLVEAVVRRALDTLREAVLDEVRQQMTREVDIPSILDAVFGILAERGHARLVAWLILEGTNARDDSRLMRALAEAAHVRMVSGGWTKGRRFEFEDMLFVVMMVGAAALGTGVVGEAMRFSSGLEADEGAEGRFRHWFSALLSRYLAAQGEFAPATARKKEESDAAS, from the coding sequence ATGACAGCCGTCAAGAAACCCAAGCGCATCCGCCGCACCGCCGAGGAGGCCAAGAGCATCATCCTCGATGCGGCCGAGAAGAGGCTTGGACAGTACGGGCCTGCCGGCATCAAGCTGCAGGAGCTGGCGGCCGACGTCGGCGTTTCGCATCCGGCGATCCTGCATCACTTCGGCAGCCGCGACGGCCTCGTCGAGGCCGTCGTGAGACGCGCTCTCGACACGCTTCGCGAAGCGGTGCTCGACGAAGTGCGCCAGCAGATGACGCGCGAAGTGGACATTCCGTCGATCCTCGACGCCGTGTTCGGCATTCTCGCCGAGCGCGGGCATGCGCGCCTGGTGGCGTGGCTCATTCTCGAAGGCACCAACGCGCGCGACGACAGCCGCCTGATGCGCGCGCTGGCCGAAGCGGCGCACGTGCGCATGGTGAGCGGCGGGTGGACCAAGGGTCGTCGCTTCGAGTTCGAAGACATGCTCTTCGTCGTGATGATGGTCGGCGCGGCGGCGCTCGGCACCGGCGTCGTCGGCGAAGCGATGCGGTTCAGCTCGGGACTGGAGGCGGACGAAGGCGCCGAGGGGCGCTTCCGGCACTGGTTCAGCGCGCTGCTGTCGCGCTACCTGGCGGCGCAGGGGGAGTTCGCGCCGGCGACGGCGCGCAAGAAGGAAGAATCGGACGCGGCCAGCTGA
- a CDS encoding cyclase family protein: MKRVRDIAGKVSNWGRWGADDERGTLNLITPEVVRRAVACVRRGDVFSLGLSLGPEGPQTGSVIGRFNPQHYMTAIGTLIGEDPRGFCYSDDVLSLPLQSSTQWDSLAHVHYDGKLYNGYAAGEHLGAGGATRNGIDKLASPGIVSRGVLVDLARHRGVERIAPGTAIRPSELDDALAAQGCRLLPGDILVLRTGHLSVFTKDGDRETYLWQGPGLGLDAAEWIRERDLAAVCSDTTAVEVMPCEDPSLLYPLHLLCIRDMGMPFGEMFELDELARDCEADGCWDFLLTAPPLRVTGGIGSPINPLAIK, translated from the coding sequence ATGAAAAGAGTCCGGGATATTGCGGGGAAGGTTTCGAACTGGGGGCGTTGGGGTGCCGACGACGAGCGCGGCACGCTCAACCTGATCACGCCCGAGGTCGTCCGGCGCGCGGTGGCGTGCGTGCGGCGCGGGGACGTCTTCAGTCTCGGCCTCTCGCTCGGGCCCGAAGGGCCGCAGACCGGATCGGTAATCGGCCGCTTCAATCCCCAGCACTACATGACCGCGATCGGCACGCTGATCGGCGAAGACCCGCGCGGCTTCTGCTACTCGGACGACGTGCTGTCGCTGCCGCTGCAATCGTCCACGCAGTGGGACAGCCTCGCGCACGTGCACTACGACGGGAAGCTCTACAACGGCTATGCGGCCGGCGAGCACCTCGGCGCCGGCGGCGCCACGCGCAACGGCATCGACAAGCTTGCGTCGCCAGGCATCGTCTCACGCGGAGTGCTCGTCGACCTGGCCCGCCATCGCGGCGTCGAACGCATCGCGCCCGGCACTGCGATCCGCCCCTCGGAGCTCGACGACGCGCTTGCCGCCCAGGGCTGCCGGCTTCTGCCCGGCGACATCCTCGTGCTTCGCACCGGTCACCTTTCGGTGTTCACGAAGGACGGGGACCGCGAAACTTACCTCTGGCAGGGCCCCGGTCTCGGCCTCGACGCCGCCGAATGGATCCGTGAGCGCGATCTTGCCGCGGTCTGCTCCGACACGACCGCCGTCGAAGTGATGCCGTGCGAGGATCCTTCGCTCCTGTATCCGCTTCACCTGCTGTGCATCCGCGACATGGGAATGCCGTTCGGCGAGATGTTCGAACTCGACGAGCTCGCCCGCGACTGCGAAGCCGACGGGTGCTGGGATTTCCTGCTGACCGCGCCGCCCCTGCGAGTCACCGGCGGCATCGGCTCCCCGATCAACCCCCTGGCAATCAAGTAG
- a CDS encoding LLM class flavin-dependent oxidoreductase gives MKLDLFAMPTIPSTNEERSSLRPIGRNTERYQMMLEELRRLVIHADELGVDAFSTTEHHFHTEGGEVSVNPVLLYADFAARTKQITFAPMSVVLPTADPIRVAEDIAILDQLTKGRVAVAFARGYQKKWMKVLGQGAESATGMGDKGDAANRDVYDEKLEIVQKAWTEDCFSYDGQHYKVPFPFSGIDGWAAPEWTRKYGAPGEIDDNGVIRKIGVVPRPYQHPHPPIWAPFTLSEKSLIDCARRGILPWIFEASPQGFQKWAKLYQSEAAKAGHDLKLGQRLGAVRAITIGKTREEAFELAARTTGYEYHHYFNLFGFGEVFRTPDDDKAIMPLKFKDEHAATQRMIDRGYQLCGTIDDVKKQLAALVKCHGDGDLEWISWNFFYQGTVPMDVQAEQLELFVTKVLPEFHY, from the coding sequence TTGAAGCTCGACCTGTTCGCGATGCCCACCATTCCGTCCACCAACGAGGAGCGCAGCTCGCTGCGGCCGATCGGGCGCAACACCGAGCGCTACCAGATGATGCTCGAGGAGCTGCGACGCCTGGTCATCCACGCCGACGAGCTCGGCGTCGACGCGTTCTCGACCACCGAGCACCACTTCCACACCGAAGGCGGCGAGGTCTCGGTCAACCCGGTGCTGCTGTACGCGGACTTCGCGGCGCGCACCAAGCAAATTACATTCGCGCCGATGTCGGTGGTGCTGCCGACGGCCGATCCGATCCGCGTTGCCGAAGACATCGCGATCCTCGACCAGCTCACCAAGGGCCGCGTCGCGGTCGCGTTCGCGCGTGGCTACCAGAAGAAGTGGATGAAAGTGCTAGGCCAAGGTGCCGAGTCGGCGACCGGCATGGGCGACAAGGGCGACGCCGCCAACCGCGACGTGTACGACGAGAAGCTCGAGATCGTGCAGAAGGCCTGGACCGAGGACTGCTTCTCGTACGACGGGCAACACTACAAGGTTCCCTTCCCTTTCTCCGGAATCGACGGCTGGGCGGCTCCGGAGTGGACGCGCAAGTACGGAGCGCCCGGCGAGATCGACGACAACGGCGTGATTCGCAAGATCGGCGTCGTGCCGAGGCCGTACCAGCACCCTCATCCTCCGATCTGGGCGCCGTTTACTCTGTCGGAAAAATCACTGATCGACTGCGCCCGTCGCGGGATCCTCCCGTGGATCTTCGAAGCTTCGCCGCAGGGCTTCCAGAAGTGGGCGAAGCTCTACCAGAGCGAAGCGGCCAAGGCGGGCCACGACCTGAAGCTCGGGCAGAGGCTCGGTGCCGTGCGCGCGATCACGATCGGCAAGACGCGCGAAGAGGCCTTCGAGCTGGCCGCGCGCACGACCGGGTACGAGTACCACCACTATTTCAACCTGTTCGGTTTCGGCGAAGTGTTCCGCACTCCAGACGACGACAAGGCGATCATGCCGCTGAAGTTCAAGGACGAGCACGCGGCGACGCAGAGGATGATCGACCGCGGCTACCAGCTCTGCGGCACCATCGACGACGTCAAGAAGCAGCTTGCCGCACTGGTCAAGTGCCACGGCGATGGAGACCTCGAGTGGATCTCGTGGAACTTCTTCTACCAGGGCACGGTGCCGATGGACGTGCAGGCCGAGCAGCTCGAGCTGTTCGTCACCAAGGTGCTTCCGGAGTTCCACTACTAG
- a CDS encoding VOC family protein produces the protein MAVVRFGHIGICVSDLSRSVPFYRDLLGFRAMTQTDVRGEDADRLLGLRGVDQTTVFLERDGVRLALFEFRAPKSPPPDPPRQMNRTGLAAIMLRVDDLDATLAKMREASVTVLDSTRTDYPAYGSRLVFVADPDGTLVELVEIPGDPYIPFGKPL, from the coding sequence ATGGCAGTCGTTCGTTTCGGTCACATCGGCATCTGCGTCTCCGACTTGTCCCGGTCGGTTCCGTTCTATCGTGACCTGCTCGGCTTTCGCGCGATGACGCAGACGGATGTCCGCGGCGAGGATGCCGACCGGCTTCTCGGTCTTCGCGGCGTCGATCAGACCACCGTCTTCCTCGAGCGCGACGGCGTGCGCCTGGCGCTGTTCGAGTTCCGCGCGCCGAAGTCGCCGCCGCCGGATCCTCCGCGACAGATGAACCGCACGGGGCTGGCTGCGATCATGCTGCGCGTGGACGACCTGGACGCGACGCTCGCGAAGATGCGCGAGGCGTCGGTCACGGTGCTCGACTCGACGCGGACCGACTATCCCGCGTACGGCTCTCGCCTCGTGTTCGTCGCCGACCCCGACGGCACCCTGGTCGAGCTGGTAGAAATCCCCGGCGATCCCTACATCCCCTTCGGCAAGCCGCTCTGA
- a CDS encoding alpha/beta hydrolase, with translation MAIQLLRYPQLGPSLWSFDSLPSGVTIENIPLLAQDRGESHGVLYTRGGERTVVCMMHPRGDMSRHYAIPALLDAGYAAFGQAGRWVNNDIGLIHEMLITDIAASMRELKKRGFERIVLLGNSGGGALYTFYQSQAATAPPDRLTTTAAGDPYDLNAFEMPVADGIVQLATHLGQGALMLTCIDPSVIREDGPLSVDPGLDMFNPDNGFREPDASSSYSEEFLARYRSAQRGRVARVDAIARSYIEVQRHHQREMGDEAFEGLSLKQKQFVWRRAFCGRFMEIHRTEANPAYCDLSLHASERDYGSFFSPRPDIFNSLEAGFGKIQTPRAWLSTWSGLSSRASTLECIPKIQAPTLVISYTSDNVVWISDLEAVHAASGARDKQMHYVDGDHLGLPPKCKPGATGRAGAMKIIAAWLRERFPAA, from the coding sequence GTGGCGATCCAGCTCCTTCGCTATCCCCAGCTCGGGCCCAGCCTGTGGTCCTTCGACTCGCTGCCTTCGGGCGTGACGATCGAAAACATTCCGCTGCTGGCCCAGGACCGAGGCGAGTCGCACGGCGTACTCTACACGCGAGGCGGCGAGCGCACCGTCGTCTGCATGATGCATCCGCGCGGCGACATGAGCCGCCACTACGCGATTCCGGCGCTGCTCGACGCAGGTTACGCGGCGTTCGGCCAGGCCGGACGCTGGGTCAACAACGACATCGGCCTGATTCACGAGATGCTGATCACCGACATCGCCGCTTCGATGCGCGAGCTGAAGAAGCGCGGCTTCGAGCGCATCGTGCTGCTCGGCAACAGCGGCGGCGGCGCGCTGTACACGTTCTACCAGTCCCAGGCAGCCACGGCGCCGCCGGATCGACTGACGACGACCGCTGCCGGCGACCCCTACGACCTCAATGCCTTCGAGATGCCCGTTGCCGACGGCATCGTGCAGCTCGCCACGCATCTCGGGCAGGGCGCGCTGATGCTGACGTGCATCGACCCTTCCGTGATCCGCGAGGACGGGCCGCTGTCGGTCGATCCCGGCCTCGACATGTTCAACCCGGACAACGGCTTTCGGGAACCCGACGCTTCGAGCAGCTACAGCGAGGAGTTCCTCGCGCGCTACCGCTCCGCGCAGCGAGGTCGCGTCGCCCGGGTCGACGCGATCGCACGCAGCTACATCGAGGTGCAGCGCCACCACCAGCGAGAAATGGGCGACGAGGCCTTCGAGGGCCTGAGCCTCAAGCAGAAGCAGTTCGTCTGGCGTCGCGCCTTCTGCGGGCGTTTCATGGAGATCCACCGCACCGAGGCCAATCCGGCGTATTGCGACCTTTCGCTGCACGCGTCCGAGCGCGACTACGGGTCATTTTTCTCGCCGCGGCCCGACATCTTCAATTCGCTCGAGGCGGGCTTCGGCAAGATCCAGACGCCGCGCGCGTGGCTGTCGACCTGGTCCGGACTCTCGTCGCGCGCGTCCACGCTCGAGTGCATCCCGAAGATCCAGGCGCCGACGCTGGTCATCAGCTACACGAGCGACAACGTCGTGTGGATTTCGGACCTCGAGGCGGTCCATGCGGCTTCGGGGGCGCGCGACAAGCAGATGCACTACGTCGACGGCGACCACCTCGGGCTGCCTCCGAAGTGCAAGCCCGGCGCGACCGGACGAGCGGGCGCAATGAAGATCATCGCGGCGTGGCTGCGGGAGCGCTTCCCCGCGGCCTGA